The window GATGCTGTTGTGATGACTTTCGCCCGAGGTTCAGTACCccaagtaccaagtacctcCCACTGACCGCCCCTCCCCCATCTTAGCTTCATCCAGCTTCACCTGTTATCACCGTCAACGACATCCCGAGTGTGACGACTGCTTTCTATCTCATCGTCACTCTCCACCCCCTGCTGCCGATCCAGAAACCCCTGTGTTCACTCGCCCAAAATGCTGATCCACGAATCGCATATCGACGTCCGCACGTCCGCCAACGGCAAGGACAGCACCATGCGTATGAATCTCTCGTGACCCTCAACATCCCGCATcccctcgccgagctcaCTCATCCCCTAGGAATATTCGTCTTTCACCCGGTAATCCCCGGGTATCCAAACGCGTGGGCTCTCCGTCAAACCTTGCCATTCGAACCTCTGACTGACTCCAACCGTAGTCGCTTCCCGGCCGTCTGTCTCTTCAGTGAAATCTATCAAGGTCGTCCCGCACTTCTCTATGCCCACCGTATTCCCGGTGCAGAACGTACGCTGACGGTGGAAGCCAGTCACCGGTCCCGTCGCGCGCTTCGCCCGCCAGATTGCCGGCCATGGGTACATTGTCGCCGCGCCGTCCTCCTACCACGACTTTGTCGGTCCCGAGCCCCTCCAGTACGACGCTGCCGACACAGACCGCGGCAACCAGTTCAAGAAGGACAAGGTGCGCTCCCTCAGACCAGCAAAGACCTACTCCATCCCATCGGGGCCACCTCATCGAGCCGTCACGTTCTGACGTCGTCCAGACACTGGCGTCGTATGACGCAGACGCGCGTGCTACCATCGACCACCTCCTCTCCTTACAAACTTGCACAGGCCGGGTCGGCACCACAGGCATGTGTCTCGGcggccacctcgccgtccgtgCCGCTGTACGTCCCCCTTTCCACTCCCCCAACCCGCCCCGAACACGGCTCGTGCAGGTCTTACGACGTCGTAGCTCGATACCCGCATCTCCGCCTGCGTCTCCTACTTCGCCACCGATATCCAATCCCGCACCCTCGGCCCCCACGCAGCCGCCGACACGTCCCCGTCGCCACCCCCCAGCTCGGCCCACACACTCGATCTATTTCCCTCCCTCAAGGGCGAGCTCGCCATGATTTTCGGCATCCAGGATACTCACgtccccgacgccggccgtgaCCTTATCCGCGCTAAGCTGcgtgacgccgccgtcgtcttcagCTTCCACGAGTTTGCTGGTGCACAGCACGCCTTCATCCGGGACGAATTGAGCAAGGGCCGCTATGACCCAGCCGTGACCAAGGTTTGCTTCGAGGTCTTGCTCGAACTGTTTGGGCGAGTGCTCCGAACGGACCTTGGAAGCAAAGACCCAGCTGTGGCCCCTCCGGAGCATGTCTGCTAGACGACTGTTGATGTGTGACCATGTGTCATGGGATGTCGAGTTCAATGCACGTCACACATCATGGTCCGTCACCGTACGAGTCATCATGGCATGTACCTTGATAAAAAAATCACTTTTTATTTTTCTCTCGCGGTGCTGATCAAAAGCGAACTTCATCACCGCTACTATCCAGTCCCTACCCGCATAACGGGCGAGGTGACATCAATATTGTTGTATGTTGCGTGTTAAATCAACCCTCGACATCAAGAAAAAAGCGGTCGTTCCGAGCATGTGCCAAATTGCCCGTCTTTCACCAAAGCAAGGCCGGCGCAAACGCTGCATTGCAGGTCGACTTTCCGATGAAGATTTTTGCTCGCATAACTTGTGCTGCTTGTATATGACTAATCCGTCCCCAGGATGCCGAGGCAGAAATTGATTCAGGTTGGCGTTCGATGAGCAGCTTGACGAGCGCGCAAGGTAGAGGTAAATATTACCATCAAGTCATTCGTCACGCCGCAGATCACTTGGGATGGCCGGGCGATGGCCTGCGAAAGCTGGGGCCTCGATTGGGGTTGCGTTGTGAGTCGCTCGGCTGTAGTGCCCGCTCATCTTCCTCAGCCGCCGAGACAACAGCCGGCTGCCCAATACGATTGAGGCTGTAAAAGGATGACGGCATGTCGGTCTGGGCCTCCTCGTCAAACGTCTGCAGCCGCGGGCTGTTGGTGCTTCGCGGGTAGCTGGCGGGGTAGCTTTCGGACTGCGCAATGTTCGGCAGCCCCTCGCCGGCCCTTCGACGGCCACGCGTGCTCGCCCGCTTGAGGAGCGCCGTGCGAACCGACTCTATGTCTCTGGATCGACGCCTGTCCTCGGACGCTTCCCGCGAGGCCTCGTATCCGTCTCCACGGCTGGTGATGTCCCAAGCGCGCCGGGTTTCcgcaggcggcggaggcgtgTTGACGTCGGAGCCGGCGTGCTTCTCGACACGGGTGACCTCCTCTGCTGCGTCCCCGCCGTTGGGGGTGGCCATCCGCGCCTTCTCCTTGTCCTGGAGGGCCtcggcgcgggcggcggaggcaaATTCGTCGGTGACGGCAACCGAGTAAGTAGGGTTCGTGGGACCGCCGAgcgcctcgccgccagcgccggGCCCGTAGATGGGCACCTTTCGGAGCGCCGTGACGAGGGCGCACATGAACTTGGACCGACGGGTACCGCGCACGACGTCGTTATGCCAGTTGGACTTGTGCTTTATGCTGATGTTCAGAGTGAGCTTGTTCAGGTCGCCCATGCCGCCAACGCTGATGCTGAAGTCGGGCTGGAAATCGCGGGAGTTTTCCGGAGACCTGACAAAcgtctccatctccatgCGGAGATTTTCAATGTCATCAAAGGTGGTGTCGTACGACACATCGAGCGTCATCGTTTCCGTCATGGCCTTGCTGCGAGATATGTTGTCGATCCAGAGATTGTTGAGTTGGATGTTGGGCACCTGGACAACCTGCTTGGTGTCGATGCGGGTAAAGACGGTGTACAGGAGAGAGATTCTGTCGACAATCATCTTTGTGCTGGTGATGTCGACCCTGTCGCCTACGTCGAAGGGATGCTTGACGAAGAGGAAGATGCAAGAGCCGAGGAATTCCTGGGCAGTGACGGCAAAGACGAAGGACAAGGAGAGGAATGTGGTTCCGGCACTAACGATGGTCGTCGCGAAGCTGCTCCTGAAGAAAACCACTGGTTCCGGCTGTCAACGACGAactcggacgacggcgggcggaAGGGGCGGTGGACTTACGGAATACGAAGATGACAAGCATGAAGACGACAAAGAGCAGGACCTTGTCGAAGACACGGAGCGCCTGGCCGATGTCCTTCATGCCCTCGCTGATTGCCTTGCGCTCGCGgcccatgtcgacgacctgGCGGACCATCTCGTCCAAGCTGATGTCTCCGTTCATGTCCGTATCCATGGCGTTGaaggcctcctcggcctcgtctttGTGGGAAGCGCCGAGGACCTCGTAAAAGTCCTCGACGTACAGGGCATCCTTGCCCTCGAGGACAAAGGACATCCAGATACGGCGGGCGAGCGCCTCAGAGGCGCTGCgcttctcgagcgcctcgaggacgatggaGTGAGCCGAGTTGGGATTGAAGACTTGCTTGCCGGTGATCTCGTGGGCGATGCTGCCAAAGGCCGAGGTGACCTTGTCGCCAAATCGACCGACATCGCCGATGAGCTTCAtgggcgtcgccgcgccgtTGGTCCTCTTGCCGCCCTTCTTCCGCAGCATCATCTCGATGCTGTCGCTGATGAtgtggtcgtcgtcggcgaactCGCGGCAGAACATGGGGAAGAGGGCGCGAGAGGCTTCGAAGAGGAGGCCGATGAGGTAAATATCGCGTTTCGAGGCCTTGATGCGGTTTGAGAAGGAGCGTTGATGGTAGGAAACGCTAATCAGCTGGACGATGGCCTTCTCGGCCAGGAAGAGACCGGATGAGACGAACAAAGCGCCGAGGAtctgctcgaggacgacgacccAGTTGATGCCAACGGAGCTCGCCTGGCGGAAGAGGTTCTTGAAGGTGAGCCAGCTGGCGAGGGCCCAAAGGAGCAAGGAGACTGGAATGGTCAAGTTGGTCAGAATGGTGGCGTACTTGCGGACGCCCCTGCTGACGATGCCACTAAAGAACATGAAGATCttgggcaggcaggcggaGGCAATCTTGGCGAGCCAGAGGGTGATCCAGGCGATTTCGATCCAGAAGAAGAGCTGGAACAGAGGCGGGCCGGGGACAACAACCGTCTTGGCGTCGTTGACGCTCTCGAAACTGCCGACATGAATGTCGTGCCTGTGATCTGTGAGGGCGAGAACGACGATGGGAACGGCGAGGAGAATGCCGACGGGGATGATGTAAACCATGTAGCGGGTGATGTTGGAAAAGCCAACGACCTTGGCATAGATCCTGCCCATAGCATTCACACTGACAATGTCACTGTCGCCGGTGCCTGCGCGACCAAGACCGTCTCCCATCCTCTTtcgacggccggcgtggcgaggacgagactCGCCCTTCtcgttggccgtcggcgaggaatcatagctcgtcgaggtggcgAAGACGGGCTTGCGGGTACCGGTTGTCGAGGCATTGCTTCGGATGGTGGAAAGGGGAATGCCGGAATCCATGTCGCTTCGCGaatcggcgccgccgccaagagGAACAAACCCCGAGACACGCGAGATGAGGGAGTTTGGTCTGCTGGGCATCGGTGACGGGGAACAAACAATGGGGAAGTTCCGCCCGTCTCGCGTACAAGGGCGCGTGAGCGTCTTTGCTTCCTATaagaaggcggccggccTTTGTCGTGGTCGTGATGCTATCGAGCAAAAACAGAGAAGCGAGCAAGAAGgaaggaggaaggaaaacAACACGATTCAAGAATCGTCACTAATTAGCGTTTCGTCGCGAGATACTGGGCCAACGAAGACGCCAAGGTCGAGGCAGGACAGCGACGATCCCTGCCGGGCAGCCAGCTGAAGGCCAGCTCCAGGTGGTGACGGACAATCGCAGATTgatcggcgacgaggatgatgcaGGGACTGCTCGTCGATGCAGTGTCGGGGGCGCGGGGCAAGTCGGCAGAGGATCTACCGAACGATGAAAGGACACATGTAGGTGCGTGACGAGCGAGAGGCGAGGGAGATGAAGGACAAAAGAGCGAACGAAGGGGACGATGAAGGGAGAAAGACAAGAAAAGCACAAGATGGGTGGGGGATGACGAGGTGGACAGCAATGGGTAGATAGGTGCATGAGCAGGTAACAAACTGAGTGAAGGACGTGGATTGGAGGTGCATATTcgtctacagtacggagtattcgaactccgtacagtgcagcatGGGTGCGGTGACGACCGTGCTGGTGGTACGGCGCTGGCACGaagcaggggggggggggggaagcaCCTAGTGTTCCCGCATTTCGGGAGGTCAGTGGCAGGCTACTatcagtacaagtacttacttaagaACAGTAGGACGCCTTCTGTACGACCACGGAGCGGAGTAGACCTGTACCATCGAGTGCTATGGCATGGGTTCCCGCAAGAGGTGGTTGTGCTGTCAGGTACAGAAGCACGTCAGGTATTGCACGTgcatacagtaagtacaatacagTGTACAAGTCATATCAATACCTAGTAGCCATCGCCTCCCGCGTACTCGAGCGGGTGTGGACATCCACGCACAGTGTGCGTGTTGGTTGCGAGCCAAGTGCATGCACCGATGCTCGTATATTATACCAGTCTTTCGGCCCGCTTGCGTACCGCGTTTTCGGTACCCGCTACCGACGTTATGAGAAGCAAGAGTATCCAACAGGATACGAAcactgtacggtacttgtGACGCCACCGCGCATCTGAGACGATGGGGTCTTGTGGATCGCCAAGCGGCGCGAGAGCGTGGCACCGGGCGGGTGGTGGCGCAAGGGTGTGTCCCACCAGTGATTGGTATTTTCGTCGCACAACGAGCTAGCGAGCATGCGTTCCCTGTGCAGTACGCAAATTTGCACACAGTACGCGTTCCGTACCCTATTGCACCTCGGCACTCTGTAAGTACGCAAGTGCGGGACACTGGGCCAGCTTTTCCCATTTGCAACGCTCGCTTGTGCAGTTGCACAACAATGGCCACCATTTCGACTTGCATGTGCCAGCGCCAGCATCGACCCATGTGTGTTCCGTATTAaaaatagtacttgtacttgcatacaaacaactaatactccgtacagtacggagtacatgtactgtatttgccagtaatagttgtactgtaagtacacgttgtaggtgtactttgAGTACAAgaacttactgtacttgcaagtactccgtactccatacttgcatgtatactgtacttaggtgtacagagtacagaacTTTGTACAAGTTTACGCGTTAGTGGGTCGCGAAGGTCTCCATCATTTTCGAATGCGacctcgtacttgtacaccacGTGTTCTTACTCGCTTACTCGTCAACAACACCACCGTCATCGCCAAAAGAGGacaccccctccccccattTCGATGAGATCAGCAAAGCCTGCGACAGGGCTCATGCCAGCTGACATCACACTCTCCTAAGCTAGGAAGCTATGACGATAGCCTCGTGCCCGTATTCGTGCTCTAGGATGGACTTGCTCTCTGTTcatgtaagtgtacatgcatgggTGCCTACGTTATAACATGACCATGCGTCATTCTTCATGCCAGTGATGACAACAGCATCGAGCCACCGAGAGACCTTAATCATGCCCAGTGCCTATGCAGAGTTTCACACTGTATTGTTGACCCAAGCACGGAATACTTCGTACTGAAGTACAAGTCAActcgtgtactccgtacttgcagtaattgtaggtgcaagtacttaagtacggtctttgtacagtacagtacttacatcaCGTCATTGGTTTGCCAGTCAGTCGAGCAGGTACATACTCCTTCGTAACTCTCACTTCTTAAGTATACTTTACACCTAAgtatgtgctccgtacaactgGGCCGAACCCAAATAGGACAGGCAGGACAATACCAGGACGGCAACTCCGATCCTCCATCAAAATTCGCCTTTCCATCACCGGCATCCCAGAGCGGCGAAAAATTGACACATCTAGAGTCAGCCAAGCTCCTTTGAGAGCTGGACGGATAGCGGAAGGGTGGTGGCGGCCAACCCGAGTCATTTTGAAACAGCTTGATTGTACTTCCATCCCGAAGACCGCCGATGTTCATTCCCCTGCGCTGCGCATTGGCCAATAAACAACATCGACAGGGACGGCAAAAAGCAAAATAATAGGATCATGCATAACCCGTCTGTTTGAGCAAACAattacatacatgtactcagtACAAACAGGACTAAGTACTACGTGGACGGAGTCCATGTGCTAGTGAACGTTACGGAGTAAAACTACctacaatacagtacggagtaattacatgtacacggaatacggagtactgtacatgcatgtacagcaagcacATCATTCCTTATAAATGAATGGCTGCAGAGGGTAGCCCAGCCATCGATCATCCCTCCATCGcaggacatgtactgtattgtacagtacctacagtgatactccgtacaagtacttacatgcataTCATgacgtacaagtgcagtgtGTTGTCGGCAATTGGTCCAGCTTCTGAATGGAGCGTGTCGGGGAACCGTTGCCTTGACTGCTTAAAGGCATCAACGGTACGAGATAATAGAACACGGTTGCAGATagaggtgcatgtacagcatgTTCGAATGGCATCCAAGAGTCTTGAGTAGTAGATTTAACTCAAATccaacaagtactccgtacggagtactgagtaATTATTTTACTTCGTACGGACTTGCAcaactacttaagtatgcGTGTTTTTGGCGGCTATCGATAAGCTCACTAGCAATTACATAAGCGTCCCGCAACCGACGCCCAAACGGGGAAATTTTATTGCAACCCATCCCGTCGAGGAGCAACGTTAAAagacaggtacggagtatttacTAGCATCATCGTCACAAATTCGATCCACCCGCATATCACGTACCGATCCTCTTCTAACCTCAGTTGATTGACTTTCTTTCGGCGCTCCCATCCCTCCCAACTCCAACGGAAGCCCGCTTCAAACGTCGCCTCCAAAATGTCGTTCCTCGGAATGGGCCGCCAGCAGCCCACCTCGGAGCAAAAGATTGCCGCCGTTGAGGGCGAAATGCGCATGATGGCTGACACCTACAACCGGTGAGCACATCTGCCTGGCTCTCGGATCCTGGGGCTTGTCCCGTGAAAACCCGCCGCTGACAAAGGCGATGTGCAGCCTGCAACAGTCGTGCCAGAAGAAGTGCATCCCGACCGACTAtcgcgagggcgagctcAACAAGGGGGAATCCGTCTGCCTCGACCGTTGCACCGCAAAGTTCCTCGACACCTCGATGAAGGTCAGCGAGATTATGCAGCAGCAGGGCCAAGCCATGGGAGCTTCATCTCAGCAGGGGGGCGGCATGTTTTAGCGCCAGCAAAAAGATAGCTAGTAGGTGATACGGAGCAATGGGTAAATATCCGATCAAGTCAGGAAAGGGACTTGGAAGGCATCGGGCAGGCACAAAACAGTGTACGAGTATAGAGGATGCAGCCTTGCTAGGATGGAGCAAGAGTACGGGGACCATGAATTGTATAAAATACGTAGCGGATCGACTACACCATGACGAAGAGACGCATCTCTCCTGGAGCTCATCAATCATCCTTGCTCGAGATCCGGGCTGTCTCGTTTATGCACTGCTGTCTTGAGGCGACGAACGATCTCGATGAGATGAACCACGGCAACTCCGCGTGAGATGCGCATTTTATCAAGCCTTTCCCCGTCAACCGCTACTCTACCGAACGCGTGATCTGGGGTCCCGTGCCTATGCCCGTCACTGACCTGACCAACCAGTGCAGCCAGCTTTCCGTCTCGAGCAGCGTTTTCAGTTCCACGGCGCGCTTTTCAACGTCCTCCACCTGCCGCTCAAAGTTTTGaatgccgtcctcgacatcGTTGACCTTTTGCACGAGGCTGTCAATCTCGTAGTCGAGTCGCGCCACGAGCAACTCGATTTCTCGGACGCTTTCCGTGAGGCTGACCCGCTCCATGGCAAGAAGCTCGTCTGAGTTGTATCGCACTTTTCGACACGCCTCGCTGAGTTGCTGGTAGACGCCCTTGAGCTCCGTCTTGTCCTTCTCATACCTTTCGTTCAGCGCCTCCACGTTCTTGAGCTTCTCCTCCACCCATGGCCCTACCCCATGCACAATATCATCGATGAGCCGAGCGAGATGTGCCGCCTCTTCCGCACGAGCCGCGAAGCATCCAACCCCGCCCGTCGTGTCCATAATGTCGACAATTTCATCCCATCCAAGGACAGCTTGCTCAGCATCGCCAAACGACATTCGACGTCCCCACCGATTCTCGTTGCTGATGTGCTTGTGCGCAATGTCAAGGACGCCGCAGCTGCGCCTCCTCGACAGCATGCTTGGCTTCGCCTCCGACATGCCCTCTTCCTGGAGTCGAGCGTCTTGCACGTCCTTGTCATCCACCGCGGGTACTTCGGGCACCGCATTCTTGCTGGCTTCGGAACCAACCTGTTCCAGCGTGTTCTCCTGGTCCGACAATGCTATGCTGTCATCAATCGGCCGCCGCTTTCCCGACCTCGGGTCCAAGACGCCGGCCGCTGCGTCGCGAGAGTCGTCCGACAGCCCCTGGGATAGATCCAAGTCCCCTCGTCGGATGGCAGTCAGGTATTCTTCCGGTTTGTTTTTCCACGTGAACGTCCTTCCAAGAGCTGCAGGCGGAGAAGCCATGCCGGAATGTTGTGATGCGCCGGGCGGGATGTGGCTCGCAAACCCGTTCTCCGCAGCAAAGTCTTCCTTGGTGGACACGGTTTGGCGACTGGCATGACCTCGCCTCCCGCCACCAACGGCATCCTTGATGCGACCCAGGCCTGAACGCGCATCGCTCATCTTCCCAGCCACGCTCTTGAAGACGGCCCTTTTAAGAGCATCGCGATCGCCAGGGCCGTCTGCCGCAACGTTGGTCGCTGAACCTGGCGGAAACGACGAATAGACAGGAGCGGTTTCATCTTTCCTCACCTCCGACTCCTCTTCCGGAGAAAGCAACTGTGCAATCTCGGGGGCGACGGGTCCCAGGTCCTCTTGACCGTGGTCGGAGCGGTCCGCTGTCCATGATCGACGAGGCTTTCCATGCCACAACCACTTTGGCCGTTCGCCATAGGCTAGACTGGCAAACCGGTCAATGTCCAAC of the Drechmeria coniospora strain ARSEF 6962 chromosome 01, whole genome shotgun sequence genome contains:
- a CDS encoding dienelactone hydrolase family protein, which codes for MLIHESHIDVRTSANGKDSTMLTGPVARFARQIAGHGYIVAAPSSYHDFVGPEPLQYDAADTDRGNQFKKDKTLASYDADARATIDHLLSLQTCTGRVGTTGMCLGGHLAVRAALDTRISACVSYFATDIQSRTLGPHAAADTSPSPPPSSAHTLDLFPSLKGELAMIFGIQDTHVPDAGRDLIRAKLRDAAVVFSFHEFAGAQHAFIRDELSKGRYDPAVTKVCFEVLLELFGRVLRTDLGSKDPAVAPPEHVC
- a CDS encoding Mechanosensitive ion channel family protein, which codes for MPSRPNSLISRVSGFVPLGGGADSRSDMDSGIPLSTIRSNASTTGTRKPVFATSTSYDSSPTANEKGESRPRHAGRRKRMGDGLGRAGTGDSDIVSVNAMGRIYAKVVGFSNITRYMVYIIPVGILLAVPIVVLALTDHRHDIHVGSFESVNDAKTVVVPGPPLFQLFFWIEIAWITLWLAKIASACLPKIFMFFSGIVSRGVRKYATILTNLTIPVSLLLWALASWLTFKNLFRQASSVGINWVVVLEQILGALFVSSGLFLAEKAIVQLISVSYHQRSFSNRIKASKRDIYLIGLLFEASRALFPMFCREFADDDHIISDSIEMMLRKKGGKRTNGAATPMKLIGDVGRFGDKVTSAFGSIAHEITGKQVFNPNSAHSIVLEALEKRSASEALARRIWMSFVLEGKDALYVEDFYEVLGASHKDEAEEAFNAMDTDMNGDISLDEMVRQVVDMGRERKAISEGMKDIGQALRVFDKVLLFVVFMLVIFVFLVFFRSSFATTIVSAGTTFLSLSFVFAVTAQEFLGSCIFLFVKHPFDVGDRVDITSTKMIVDRISLLYTVFTRIDTKQVVQVPNIQLNNLWIDNISRSKAMTETMTLDVSYDTTFDDIENLRMEMETFVRSPENSRDFQPDFSISVGGMGDLNKLTLNISIKHKSNWHNDVVRGTRRSKFMCALVTALRKVPIYGPGAGGEALGGPTNPTYSVAVTDEFASAARAEALQDKEKARMATPNGGDAAEEVTRVEKHAGSDVNTPPPPAETRRAWDITSRGDGYEASREASEDRRRSRDIESVRTALLKRASTRGRRRAGEGLPNIAQSESYPASYPRSTNSPRLQTFDEEAQTDMPSSFYSLNRIGQPAVVSAAEEDERALQPSDSQRNPNRGPSFRRPSPGHPK
- a CDS encoding mitochondrial import inner membrane translocase subunit TIM10 codes for the protein MSFLGMGRQQPTSEQKIAAVEGEMRMMADTYNRLQQSCQKKCIPTDYREGELNKGESVCLDRCTAKFLDTSMKVSEIMQQQGQAMGASSQQGGGMF
- a CDS encoding Sin3 complex subunit translates to MLVPRTVLAYNHGRDELLWVAAIVAESQGCSSPSLSATAAPADDTTSPMSLMPPLSQEGRLRREDEPLLYRKGSAQPSLRPAPADGTSTHLERPVNDRVVSSSPGPAITWRNIVLPDPVAFRFLEDDPHVAVLERRSVLRGFELYIVEQWACSRQSPTLVIATYTGDEAHSIIVGVLAVPEDEDLWSPRLRVYFKAAHQHHARPKETHLGELLVANLSSFPSALTVIPVPDGDVRKHRQLFIINENLKRLSCSGRSGLALVDPTEATQAKFQQLYKTSDRISFHQSVVELIKLCQVALYMFEKLGHEYIDGLLCDVTETAIGNWWTEVGAEHYNFEPTDGILGPSTVAALLGMLMGARNRLHWYGAPVSKDVFDIECTKRGVAYFQKQQKLEKTRRLDRQTLFRLHTATAKAAAGDGWRVQKAVKSTVTEIGGRRGEMVMDMVSGKDKGGLADIETLDIDRFASLAYGERPKWLWHGKPRRSWTADRSDHGQEDLGPVAPEIAQLLSPEEESEVRKDETAPVYSSFPPGSATNVAADGPGDRDALKRAVFKSVAGKMSDARSGLGRIKDAVGGGRRGHASRQTVSTKEDFAAENGFASHIPPGASQHSGMASPPAALGRTFTWKNKPEEYLTAIRRGDLDLSQGLSDDSRDAAAGVLDPRSGKRRPIDDSIALSDQENTLEQVGSEASKNAVPEVPAVDDKDVQDARLQEEGMSEAKPSMLSRRRSCGVLDIAHKHISNENRWGRRMSFGDAEQAVLGWDEIVDIMDTTGGVGCFAARAEEAAHLARLIDDIVHGVGPWVEEKLKNVEALNERYEKDKTELKGVYQQLSEACRKVRYNSDELLAMERVSLTESVREIELLVARLDYEIDSLVQKVNDVEDGIQNFERQVEDVEKRAVELKTLLETESWLHWLVRSVTGIGTGPQITRSVE